One Megasphaera elsdenii DSM 20460 genomic window carries:
- a CDS encoding PolC-type DNA polymerase III, with amino-acid sequence MKVWHIVPKNDILIPADGGRSVTIASIAADLAGHAWHVKTESPYAIGDMDLLRDRVCRKLGLDGTVSVEHRVTSVFHGGDMSLAVPDNDPLRQVADISTDDMEGYGIPHEDCYDAIYDVDDELYDDADYKKACQSASQSGDSSAKKGSKGSGTKTGSDSRVWMGRAFGGDAVSINDVLGEEQNDVILKGKVVKVEFRELKSKRTLLTFQMADSTNGISAKKFLDVSNQGGGGKYRRKNTLTPEEYDNLVKKLKPGVYVRVHGNIQYDNYQNDYVLMAYDMMEADGGTVEREDHNPTPRVELHLHTVMSDMDALITVKQLIKTIKKWGHPAVAVTDHGVVQSFPLLQEISTDKTNNVKVIYGMEGYLFDDKIDQSYHIIILAKNQIGIRNLYKLVSISHLKYIYRGRPRIPRAVLSEYREGLILGSACEAGELVRSMVQKKLPYEELKKIASFYDYLEIQPLTNNGFLVREGFVADEEGLRDINRTILKLGDDLGKLTVATCDAHFMNPEDKIYREILMTGKGFKDAEFQPDLYLRTTDEMLAEFAYLGEERAREVVITNPNKINDMIADCRPVPKETLYFPQIAGSSEALKNMCYKKAHEIYGDPLPKIVEDRLEEEFTSILGHGFGVLYYIAHKLVKHSNDDGYLVGSRGSVGSSFVATMSDITEVNPLPPHYVCPKCQWSEFFTHGEVGGGFDLPDKVCPQCGTPLHKNGHNIPFAIFLGFDGDKVPDIDLNFSGEYHPKAHKYTEELFGKDNVFRAGTIGAVKDKTAYGYVMKWAEAKGIKVNDAYVNSLVAGCTGIKNTTGQHPGGVMVIPRDMDVHHFTPVQYPANKKDSGIITTHFDYHSIEGRLVKLDILGHDDPTVIRMLEDMTGIKATTIPFDDPATLSLFSSTKALGVTPEELGSKVGSLGIPEFGTSFVRQMLVDTKPKTFSELVRISGFSHGTDVWLNNAQDLITSGTVPLKEAVSTRDDIMNYLIQHGIKPKTSFKVMENVRKGKGIDKLNKLGQKTTDYEGELKAGHIPQWFIDSCHKIGYLFPRAHAVAYVMMAFRIAWYKINQPLAYYCAFFTIRAKAFKLSAMIHGLEGQERAMKEIAAKGKSASKIEQDLYSALELAKEMSLRGFSFMNVDINRSAATKFTICDGKILPPFTAIDGLGANVAEQIVSAREQAPFSSKADLKMRGKVSQSLVDVMSQEGCLGDLPEDEQIDLFAM; translated from the coding sequence ATGAAAGTCTGGCATATTGTTCCTAAAAATGATATTTTGATTCCCGCCGATGGCGGGCGTTCCGTGACCATCGCTTCGATTGCGGCGGATCTGGCCGGCCATGCCTGGCATGTCAAGACCGAGTCGCCTTATGCTATCGGCGACATGGACCTGCTCCGCGACCGGGTCTGCCGCAAATTGGGCCTGGATGGGACGGTATCTGTCGAACACCGCGTGACGTCTGTTTTCCACGGCGGCGACATGTCCCTGGCCGTACCCGACAACGACCCGCTGCGTCAGGTCGCCGATATTTCCACTGACGATATGGAAGGCTACGGGATTCCCCACGAAGACTGCTATGATGCCATTTACGACGTCGACGATGAATTGTACGACGATGCCGATTACAAGAAGGCCTGCCAGTCGGCGTCCCAGAGCGGCGACAGCAGCGCCAAGAAGGGCAGCAAGGGCAGCGGCACCAAGACTGGCAGTGACAGCCGGGTCTGGATGGGCCGGGCCTTTGGCGGCGATGCCGTCTCCATCAACGACGTCCTCGGCGAGGAACAGAACGACGTCATCCTCAAGGGCAAGGTCGTCAAGGTCGAGTTCCGCGAGCTCAAGTCGAAACGTACCCTCCTGACCTTCCAGATGGCCGACAGCACCAACGGTATTTCGGCCAAGAAGTTCCTCGACGTCAGCAATCAGGGCGGTGGCGGCAAGTACCGCCGCAAGAATACGCTGACGCCGGAAGAATACGACAACCTGGTCAAGAAGCTCAAGCCCGGCGTCTATGTCCGGGTCCACGGCAATATCCAGTATGATAATTACCAGAACGACTACGTCCTCATGGCCTACGACATGATGGAAGCCGACGGCGGCACGGTGGAACGGGAAGACCACAATCCGACGCCGCGCGTCGAACTCCACCTGCATACGGTCATGAGCGACATGGACGCCCTGATCACGGTCAAGCAGCTCATCAAGACTATCAAGAAGTGGGGCCATCCGGCCGTCGCCGTCACCGACCACGGCGTCGTCCAGTCGTTCCCGCTGCTCCAGGAAATTTCGACGGATAAGACCAACAACGTCAAGGTCATTTACGGCATGGAAGGCTATCTCTTTGACGATAAGATCGACCAGTCGTACCACATCATCATCCTGGCCAAGAACCAGATCGGCATCCGCAATCTCTATAAACTGGTCAGCATTTCCCATCTGAAATATATCTACCGCGGCCGGCCGCGCATCCCCCGGGCGGTCCTGTCGGAATACCGCGAAGGCCTCATCCTGGGTTCGGCTTGTGAAGCCGGCGAACTGGTGCGGTCCATGGTCCAGAAGAAGCTGCCTTATGAAGAGCTGAAGAAAATCGCGTCGTTCTACGATTATCTGGAAATCCAGCCCCTCACCAACAACGGCTTCCTCGTCCGCGAAGGCTTCGTCGCCGATGAAGAAGGCCTGCGCGACATCAACCGGACGATTCTCAAGCTCGGCGATGATTTGGGGAAATTGACTGTCGCCACGTGTGATGCTCATTTCATGAACCCGGAAGACAAGATTTACCGGGAAATCCTCATGACCGGCAAGGGCTTCAAGGATGCCGAATTTCAGCCGGATCTGTACCTGCGCACGACAGACGAGATGCTGGCGGAATTTGCCTATCTCGGCGAAGAACGGGCGCGGGAAGTGGTCATTACCAACCCCAATAAGATCAACGATATGATTGCCGACTGCCGGCCGGTACCGAAGGAAACGCTCTATTTCCCGCAAATCGCCGGGTCATCGGAAGCGCTGAAGAACATGTGTTATAAAAAGGCTCATGAAATTTACGGCGACCCGCTGCCGAAAATCGTCGAAGACCGGCTGGAAGAAGAATTTACGTCCATTTTAGGCCATGGTTTCGGCGTCCTCTATTACATTGCACACAAGCTGGTCAAGCACTCCAACGATGACGGCTACCTCGTCGGCTCCCGTGGGTCTGTCGGCTCGTCCTTCGTGGCGACCATGTCGGATATTACCGAAGTCAATCCTTTGCCGCCTCATTATGTCTGCCCGAAATGCCAGTGGAGCGAATTCTTTACGCACGGCGAAGTGGGCGGCGGTTTCGACTTGCCGGACAAGGTCTGCCCACAGTGCGGTACGCCACTTCATAAGAACGGCCATAATATTCCTTTCGCTATCTTCTTGGGCTTCGACGGCGACAAGGTCCCTGATATCGACCTCAATTTCTCTGGCGAATACCATCCGAAAGCCCATAAGTATACAGAAGAACTGTTCGGCAAGGACAACGTTTTCCGCGCCGGGACTATCGGTGCTGTGAAGGACAAGACGGCCTATGGCTATGTCATGAAGTGGGCCGAAGCCAAGGGCATCAAGGTCAATGACGCTTACGTCAACAGCCTCGTCGCCGGTTGCACGGGCATCAAGAATACGACAGGCCAGCATCCGGGCGGCGTCATGGTCATTCCCCGCGATATGGACGTCCATCATTTCACGCCCGTCCAGTACCCGGCCAACAAGAAGGACAGCGGCATCATTACGACCCATTTCGATTATCACTCCATCGAAGGCCGTCTGGTCAAGCTCGACATCCTCGGCCATGATGATCCGACGGTCATCCGTATGCTCGAAGATATGACCGGCATCAAGGCGACGACCATTCCCTTTGATGACCCGGCCACCTTGAGCCTGTTCAGTTCGACCAAGGCCCTGGGCGTGACGCCGGAAGAGCTGGGCTCGAAAGTCGGCAGCCTGGGCATCCCGGAATTTGGCACGTCTTTCGTCCGCCAGATGCTCGTCGACACCAAGCCCAAGACCTTTTCTGAATTGGTCCGCATTTCCGGTTTCTCCCACGGCACCGACGTCTGGCTGAACAATGCCCAGGACCTGATTACGTCGGGCACGGTTCCCCTGAAGGAAGCCGTCTCGACGCGTGACGACATCATGAACTATCTCATCCAGCACGGCATCAAGCCCAAGACGAGTTTCAAGGTCATGGAAAATGTCCGTAAGGGCAAGGGCATCGACAAGCTCAATAAATTGGGCCAGAAGACGACGGACTACGAAGGGGAGCTGAAAGCCGGCCATATCCCGCAGTGGTTCATCGACTCGTGCCATAAGATCGGCTACCTCTTCCCGAGGGCCCACGCCGTGGCCTACGTCATGATGGCTTTCCGCATCGCCTGGTATAAGATCAACCAGCCGTTGGCCTACTACTGCGCTTTCTTCACGATTCGCGCCAAGGCCTTCAAGCTGTCGGCTATGATCCACGGCCTGGAAGGGCAGGAACGGGCCATGAAGGAAATCGCCGCCAAGGGCAAGAGCGCATCGAAGATCGAGCAGGACCTCTATTCGGCGCTGGAACTGGCCAAGGAAATGAGCCTGCGCGGTTTTTCCTTCATGAACGTCGATATCAACCGCTCGGCGGCGACGAAGTTCACCATCTGCGACGGCAAGATCCTGCCGCCCTTTACGGCCATCGACGGCCTGGGCGCCAACGTAGCCGAACAGATCGTATCGGCCCGCGAGCAGGCGCCGTTCAGTTCCAAGGCCGACCTCAAGATGCGCGGCAAAGTGTCCCAGTCCCTGGTCGACGTCATGAGCCAGGAAGGCTGCCTGGGCGATCTTCCCGAAGATGAACAGATCGACCTCTTTGCCATGTAG
- a CDS encoding RNA-guided endonuclease TnpB family protein, with translation MSSLTKTIKLRIHVTPEQETLFRQMTEQYRQACNFVSQYIFDHRFNMTYQSLNRELYSDLRSQFGLKSQLAQSSIKTTIARYKTVKQQLFQNPYRYKDENGNWKRIAKTWEWLWKPVFFSRPQADLVRNRDYSFVDSGQVLSINTLGKRTKCAFEGKHFAEYLDGAYDLGTAKLVELKGLWYLHIPVTQAVEDFQKENVRHVVGIDRGLRFLTVSYDEQGKTEFVSGKKMATKRHKFQEVRRQLQSKGTKSAKHRLKAISGRENRWMSDVNHRISKTLVEKYGKDTLFVLEDLTGVSFEESHLSKTAKQNYDLRSWAFYQLEQFLTYKAHENRSEVLMVSAQYTSQRCPKCGTIHKENRDHHKHLYRCQCGYRSNDDRIGAMNIQLLGTMWISGDNHPHYERITTASE, from the coding sequence ACAATACCGTCAGGCTTGTAACTTCGTGTCGCAGTACATCTTCGACCACCGATTTAACATGACCTACCAAAGTCTCAACAGAGAGCTGTACAGTGACCTGCGCAGCCAGTTCGGTCTGAAATCGCAGCTGGCCCAGTCTTCTATCAAGACGACGATTGCCAGATATAAGACGGTAAAACAACAGCTCTTCCAAAATCCTTACAGATATAAGGATGAGAATGGCAACTGGAAACGCATCGCCAAGACATGGGAATGGCTTTGGAAGCCTGTGTTCTTTAGCCGCCCACAAGCGGACTTGGTTCGCAATCGTGATTATAGCTTCGTTGATAGCGGACAGGTTCTGTCCATCAATACGCTCGGGAAAAGAACTAAATGCGCCTTTGAGGGCAAGCATTTTGCGGAATATCTTGATGGCGCTTATGACCTTGGAACAGCAAAACTGGTCGAACTCAAAGGTTTATGGTATCTCCATATTCCCGTAACCCAAGCTGTCGAAGATTTTCAGAAAGAAAACGTCCGTCACGTTGTCGGTATTGACCGTGGATTACGTTTTCTTACTGTTAGTTACGACGAACAGGGCAAAACTGAATTCGTCTCTGGTAAGAAGATGGCTACTAAACGCCATAAATTTCAGGAAGTCCGCCGCCAGCTCCAGTCTAAAGGCACAAAATCAGCAAAGCATAGACTCAAGGCCATTTCAGGACGAGAGAACCGTTGGATGTCTGATGTAAACCATCGGATTTCTAAGACACTCGTTGAAAAATACGGCAAAGATACGCTGTTTGTGCTTGAAGATTTGACCGGTGTTAGCTTCGAAGAGTCCCATCTTTCAAAAACGGCTAAACAAAATTACGACCTGCGCAGCTGGGCGTTCTATCAGTTGGAGCAATTCTTGACCTATAAGGCTCATGAAAATCGTTCCGAAGTTCTGATGGTATCTGCTCAGTATACCTCTCAACGTTGTCCCAAATGCGGTACTATCCACAAAGAAAACCGTGACCATCACAAACACTTATATCGTTGTCAGTGTGGTTACAGATCTAACGATGACCGTATCGGAGCTATGAATATCCAACTCCTCGGAACTATGTGGATTTCCGGAGATAACCATCCTCATTATGAAAGAATAACAACTGCTTCGGAGTAA